The DNA window gaagaattttaaatttaataacatAGGCGTAGCCAtcaatttaatgtattttttacccaaacccaaaTTAAGTCAAGCTCAAACCAATGGAAAACCTACAATATTattcataataatattaaaactttagatttttttattagtattatatattttaataattaattttaaatatttttattaataaatagtaTTCAGGTCGCGCCAGcccaatttaaaagaaatttaactcaatataaattcaacatattaaatgaataattcaaaTGTCAAAATGAGCAAAGGAAAATCTAGAGTTGTAAGCTTTGCAACTTTAAATTGGACATGAGAGTTTCTTTTATTGGATACATGCCacattattttttaacaaaattcctttattttatcaattgaatttaaattattatattaataaaattatttaattatttaattgtgtTTCAaccttttacataaaataaaattttctcttttaactttttcatcatttaatttttcactttttaaaatcaccctcaatttcaaatataaatttacttgtgtaaaaaaaaatctaaatctgTTAATTGCATCTAGAACTTTTCAGAGTTGGTCTTGTCAAAATTTTAAGTCTATTTGCTAGGCCTAGGTTTGGCCTAAAAAATAgacttaaaattttgtctaaatttGACCCGGATCAAATATTAAAATCAGGCTCGACTCAACTCACCtgaattaatttttctataaaaatattaaaaataataggtcaaaatactaaaaatattaaaataaatgttttttaataatttaaaaataaatttaaaaatatttatacttagataaaattaacaataaaataatagttatataatatataaataataaaataataataacaacaagaaaatagtaattttttgtCGTTTTGTTAATTCATATCGGACCGGGCTTAACCCGGTTGAGAACGGTACTTATATttgtacaaaaaaaatcaaaaaaaaatgtGAACGGTACTTAACCCGGTTGAGTCGGAGCTCCATGACCCGAACagcaatttatttttcaattcttctTCGTTacgcaaaaaggaaaaaaaaaaaaaacagctcaTGAAAATGGCATGGTCAAATACTCTGCATCAGATTCACATCAAATCCCCTTCGATCCCTTCTCTCCATTTCCCACATTCCCTCCCAAAAAGCTCCCCATTCCTTCTTAATCCTAACCCTATAAATCCCATTCCCAGATCCCTCAGAATGCAATTCCTTCACAGACCCAACGCTGTCCCACTCGTATCAAGAGCCATGGACATCATCCAATCGTCTCCTCCCACGTGGCAATCCGCAGTCCTCAGTAACCTCTTGATCTTCGTCGTCGGCACCCCACTTTTAGTGGCGGGGCTTTCTCTCTCCGGAATTTGTGCTGCGTTCTTGCTTGGCACTCTCACTTGGCGCGCTTTTGGCTCCCCTGGGTTTCTCCTCGTTGCTTCGTACTTCGTTATTGTGAGTTGCTAATAATATATTATGAATTGTAGCTGAATTATGggaattaagttaaattttggaaattgggttttgattttgTATCCATCTGGTATTAAAAGTTGCTTGCTTTGGAGAATTAGCTGTCATTGTTTGGTAGTATGGCAaggaaaataaacttaatttatgTCGAAAGGTTACTTTTTAATTAGTTAGCTATTCAAGTTTGATTAGTTGTATTTAGAGAAATTGATTGTACTAGGTGAAATGAGATCAAAAGATTAACAAAAGTTACTTGATGGTTTCTAGCTTTTTAGCTGAAATAAAGTCCTGTATGAAATGATataatattttagttttctatTATGGCTTGTTTTCCTTGCAAAGTATGAATCTTGAATTAGTTCCTGCCTCCCTCTTCTAATTCTCCTTACCCATTTCTAGTTGAAAGTTAATTGAAATTCCATGTGATTTTGTGTTATAATTCCAGTTCATAATCTGAATGGAGACAATAAATTTGGATGAAGGAGCTTTAAGCAGTGGGAAAAATCCATAATAATTTGTAATTCTCTAAATCTCTAAACAATCTTACATCTCTTTGTCATGCCTTTCAAACATAGTTGGTATAACtatgttcaattgtttattatgCTTAGCTAttgtttaatcatttttaatttttcattcccCCAgctccccaaaaaaaaaaaagtttgtctGAGCAATGAGTctttctcaaaatcaatttccaaGGCCATTTTATTTGATTATGACTTTGTGAGTAAAACATGTTTGTATTTGTTAGGGAACCGCAGTAACAAAAGTGAAAATGGCTCAAAAGGAGGCCCAAGGGATTGCTGAGAAGAGGAAAGGAAGAAGAGGACCTGGGAGTGTAATTGGGTCCAGTGCTGCTGGTTGTGTATGTGCTGTTCTAACAATATATGGAGTTGGAGGAGAGGCATTTACACGTCTTTGGCAACTTGGTTTTATTGCTAGTTTCTGTACTAAGTTGAGTGATACAGTGTCCAGTGAGATTGGGAAAGCATATGGCAAAACAACGTAAGTAGTGCATCTCTGTTTGTTAATGTATAGGCACTTTAGATTAACTGTATTAATAATTCTCCTTAGTTCATTCTAAAGAAAGGATATTTCAAATCAAGTGGAATTTAGATCCCTTATGGTTCTTGCTATATTCAAGCTCTATTATTGTCATATATGCTGGTGATAAAGGTCGCTTTGACATCCTATATAGAAACAAAATTTGTGAGTGTTAATATTGcctcaaatctttttttttttcttcaaaggtTTATGTCAATTgctactctcttttttttttactgttaAACTACACTTTAGAATTGCAAATATAAAGTGTGTGATGTGCCAAAATGAACAGGTACCTGGTGACAAACTTTCAGATTGTTCCTAGGGGAACAGAAGGAGCTGTCAGTGTTGAAGGAACTGTTGCTGGACTTCTAGCATCTATACTGCTTGCCACTATTGGTTGTCTATTGGGTGAGGTAGTACTTGCTATGTACTCATACTATGT is part of the Gossypium hirsutum isolate 1008001.06 chromosome D11, Gossypium_hirsutum_v2.1, whole genome shotgun sequence genome and encodes:
- the LOC107963869 gene encoding protein VTE6, chloroplastic, which translates into the protein MKMAWSNTLHQIHIKSPSIPSLHFPHSLPKSSPFLLNPNPINPIPRSLRMQFLHRPNAVPLVSRAMDIIQSSPPTWQSAVLSNLLIFVVGTPLLVAGLSLSGICAAFLLGTLTWRAFGSPGFLLVASYFVIGTAVTKVKMAQKEAQGIAEKRKGRRGPGSVIGSSAAGCVCAVLTIYGVGGEAFTRLWQLGFIASFCTKLSDTVSSEIGKAYGKTTYLVTNFQIVPRGTEGAVSVEGTVAGLLASILLATIGCLLGEINVPEVLICVIASQIANLGESIIGAAFQGKEGFRWLNNDAVNVINISIGCILAVLMQQLLQNWQM